In the genome of Limnochordia bacterium, the window AGTAACGGTAGGTTAGAAGGCACTAATAATAAGATCAAGGCTATAAAACGAGAATCATATGGCTTTCACGATTTAGAATACTTTCAGCTGAAGATCAAGCAAAGATGCAGTGGGAAACAAGAAAAAGGTCAACACTTACGGAGATGAACCGTTTCGTGTACAACATAGTCCAGTCCAAGATGCCCCTTGGCACAGAACAAGGCAGGATCTCCTATGCTCAGTCAATCCACGCGGAGTCAGTAGTAGACCTTGCAGCCCTTGGGATCTCCTTTAGACAAAAGACCAGCGTCGAACAGGGCACAATGGCCTTCCTCACCTATGACTTGCAGATTACTACCCCCCAAGGCAAACAGTCTCTAAAGCTATCCCAGGATGGGGGTGTACTGAAGTATAGCCTTGATGGACCCCAGGGTTTGAGTGGAGAGGTTCCGCTATCTGAACCGGTCCTAGTCTTGGATAATAACATCTGGTGTCATTACCAGATCATGGTGGATAAACTGCAGCTTGAGGTGGGTAACAAAGATAGTTTCAGATTCATTGTTCCCCAAATTATATTCCAGTTCCCCCAGGGATTTACCATGACCGCGGAGGTAAAAAAAGAGGAACTCCTGCAGGTGGGGGATGTTTTCATCGACTGCTACCATGTGTTTGCTGCGTCTAAGGAGGCAAATATCGGGGTGAATCTTTGGGTTGACACCACGGACCACAAAGTAGTGCGGATCACCATTCCTACCCAGGGTGTTGAAGTCAATCTATGGCCCTTACTAACAATGCATGCAAAGGAAGACCCGCGGTTGGGCCGGGAAGTATCCATTCCGGGCGATGATATAGTGCTTTCGGGTACCCTGCTACTTCCTGAGGATGCCAATCCCACATACGGCCTTGTCTTTATGCATGGCTCAGGAAGCATTGACCGAGACGGCAACTCAGGTATTTTAAAGACAGATCTATACAAGAAGCTGGCCGAAGCAGCAACACAACAGGGACTGGCCTCCCTCCGTTACGACAAACGAGGTGTAAACACCCAGGACCCAGGGCTTCTGGCCCATACTCCCACCCAACTGATTGGGGATCTACACGGAGCCGTTGAGTTCCTCAAGAAGAATACCACCGTTAAACAGGTAATTTTGGTAGGACATAGTGAAGGTGGCACCCTCGTCCCCCTTGCCGCGGCAGAGCGCGATGATGTTGCAGGTGTCGTCTTGATGGCCGCGCCTGCCCGCCCCCTTGATGAAATCATCAACCACCAAGTGATCAGCGCAGGCAAAAAGATGGGACTGACCGAGGCACAGATTGAAGCCAACCTCCTGCTGCAAGCACAATTCTATGAAGCCCTAGAACAAGGGGATGATTGGATCGATTTTCTCGGTACCCCCTATTACGCCCCCTACTTTCAGGAACACTTCTCCCTAGCACCCCTGGGGAATATCACAAAACTCACTATGCCTGTACTTATTCTACACGGTGAATGGGATTTTCAAGTACCGGTAGAGGATGCCATCGCTTTAGAACAAGCCCTAACCCGCACCGGTAATATCCAAGTGCAACTGGTGCGATTTCCCCAGGTGGATCATCTTTTCATGCCTAGCTCCGACGCATTCAGTCTGGCCGATTATGACGACATTTCTCGCAGCATCGCCCCGGCAGTAATTGATACCTTTAACGAATGGCTACAGACTAACTTCTAGGGTGAAGTTGGCGACTAGCACTGTGCACACAGGGATTGCTGTGCAGCCAATTTGCGAATCTGAAGTAGGATGGAGGATGTCGCAGGGCTTTCCCAAAGCTTAGGCAAGCAGCAGTAGGGTATAACCCCCGGCACTGTTGCTCTAAACAGTGGTGTAGTTCGTATATTGGTTGATTCCCAACTGTATGAACCTAAGGTTATTATTATGAGGCGGTGCAATATGAAAGACAAAGCAAGTAAATCAACAGTAATTGGTGTTCTTATTTATGTGGTCTATTCATTGGTAGATAGATTTTGGGTTCGGTTTCCCGATGTTGTAGCGATTCCTGCTCTAATACTTGGGACTGTACTCATACTGGCCGGAATGATGAAGCCACCGAAAGACAACAGATGAAACCCCAGCTGCCTAGCCTCCTCAAGCCGATGTGCTCCGCGGGGCGACGGCGCATTCACTCTTAAGGGTGGCATCAACTGTGCACTCTACCAGATCGTATCGATGACGAGTCAT includes:
- a CDS encoding transposase, which translates into the protein SNGRLEGTNNKIKAIKRESYGFHDLEYFQLKIKQRCSGKQEKGQHLRR
- a CDS encoding alpha/beta fold hydrolase — its product is MYNIVQSKMPLGTEQGRISYAQSIHAESVVDLAALGISFRQKTSVEQGTMAFLTYDLQITTPQGKQSLKLSQDGGVLKYSLDGPQGLSGEVPLSEPVLVLDNNIWCHYQIMVDKLQLEVGNKDSFRFIVPQIIFQFPQGFTMTAEVKKEELLQVGDVFIDCYHVFAASKEANIGVNLWVDTTDHKVVRITIPTQGVEVNLWPLLTMHAKEDPRLGREVSIPGDDIVLSGTLLLPEDANPTYGLVFMHGSGSIDRDGNSGILKTDLYKKLAEAATQQGLASLRYDKRGVNTQDPGLLAHTPTQLIGDLHGAVEFLKKNTTVKQVILVGHSEGGTLVPLAAAERDDVAGVVLMAAPARPLDEIINHQVISAGKKMGLTEAQIEANLLLQAQFYEALEQGDDWIDFLGTPYYAPYFQEHFSLAPLGNITKLTMPVLILHGEWDFQVPVEDAIALEQALTRTGNIQVQLVRFPQVDHLFMPSSDAFSLADYDDISRSIAPAVIDTFNEWLQTNF